The proteins below come from a single Ignavibacteria bacterium genomic window:
- the rsmA gene encoding ribosomal RNA small subunit methyltransferase A, producing MTARPKKSLGQNFLQDKNIVKKIINSLNPISGETIIEIGPGRGALTDELVDKNLNLILVEIDKYLCEDLHSKYPELKIINKDFIKLNIEDEILVPTCRVIGNIPYFLTSQILLKLFENHRFITDAVIMMQLEVAQRLIAKPKTKEYGILSIYTTFFSDAKILFKVSRNVFYPKPEVDSAVVHFSFKRKLDLANSEIDWFRTIVRTAFNQRRKTLRNSLKKIIDFDDQAKINFDLNRRAEELSLNDFLYLATNFNPK from the coding sequence ATGACTGCTCGGCCAAAAAAAAGTCTGGGACAAAATTTTCTTCAAGACAAAAACATCGTTAAAAAAATAATTAATTCCTTAAATCCAATTTCAGGGGAAACGATAATCGAAATTGGTCCAGGCAGGGGAGCTTTAACCGATGAACTCGTTGATAAAAACTTAAATCTTATTTTAGTCGAAATTGATAAATACTTATGTGAAGATTTGCATAGTAAGTATCCTGAATTAAAAATTATTAATAAAGATTTCATCAAGCTAAATATTGAAGATGAAATCTTAGTTCCAACATGCCGTGTAATAGGTAATATTCCTTATTTTCTCACTAGCCAAATTCTCCTTAAACTTTTTGAGAATCATCGATTTATAACGGATGCCGTGATAATGATGCAGCTGGAAGTTGCTCAAAGATTGATAGCGAAACCAAAAACCAAAGAGTATGGTATTTTGTCTATTTATACGACCTTTTTCAGCGATGCAAAAATATTATTTAAAGTGTCGAGAAATGTTTTTTATCCAAAGCCGGAAGTTGATTCCGCAGTCGTTCATTTTAGCTTCAAAAGAAAATTGGACCTTGCCAACTCTGAGATCGATTGGTTTCGCACTATTGTTAGGACCGCATTTAATCAGCGAAGAAAAACATTGCGAAATTCCTTGAAGAAGATCATTGATTTCGACGATCAAGCTAAAATAAATTTTGACTTAAATCGCCGGGCAGAGGAACTATCTTTAAATGATTTTCTTTATCTTGCGACAAATTTTAATCCCAAATAA
- a CDS encoding asparaginase, translated as MKKVVIIFTGGTISMRIDEKTGGAVPYLSGNEIIELIPGINQLAGLEIYDFGKYPGPHMTLELMMQLKDKVNSIIANDDVEGVVITHGTDTLEETAYLLDLTTNSLKPIVVTGAMRNASEPNWDGERNLIDSIDVVLNPDCHNLGVLVCLNSEINAASEVTKIFSDEIDTFKSLDFGALGFVGGGKIVLNRLPRKREFIQSDKIEGNIDLILAHADMSDKFFRFSAESGAKGVVVEALGVGNVPPKAFDGVKYIREKNIPVVLTSRCPAGETMDIYGYYGAGKWLKEIGVIFSEYLNGQKAKIKLGLLLGLDKTDGEIQKAFRH; from the coding sequence ATGAAAAAAGTTGTTATCATTTTTACAGGCGGCACAATCTCTATGCGGATTGATGAAAAAACCGGTGGTGCAGTTCCTTACTTAAGCGGAAATGAAATAATTGAACTTATACCTGGTATCAATCAACTGGCCGGGTTGGAAATTTATGATTTCGGTAAGTATCCTGGTCCGCATATGACTTTAGAGCTTATGATGCAATTAAAAGATAAGGTTAATTCAATTATTGCTAACGATGATGTTGAAGGAGTTGTAATTACTCATGGAACTGATACACTTGAAGAGACTGCATACCTTCTTGATCTTACAACCAATTCTTTAAAGCCAATTGTTGTTACCGGTGCGATGCGAAATGCTTCTGAACCAAATTGGGATGGCGAAAGAAATCTGATTGATTCAATCGATGTTGTACTGAACCCTGATTGCCATAACCTTGGTGTGCTTGTTTGTTTAAATAGTGAAATAAACGCCGCAAGTGAAGTAACAAAAATTTTTTCAGATGAGATTGATACATTTAAGAGTCTTGATTTTGGGGCGCTCGGATTTGTTGGCGGAGGAAAAATAGTTTTAAATCGATTGCCCAGAAAAAGAGAATTCATTCAATCAGACAAAATTGAAGGAAACATTGATTTAATCTTAGCTCACGCAGATATGTCGGATAAATTTTTTAGATTTAGTGCGGAGAGTGGAGCGAAAGGAGTTGTAGTTGAAGCATTAGGTGTCGGAAATGTACCGCCGAAAGCTTTTGATGGGGTTAAATATATTCGTGAAAAAAACATTCCCGTAGTTTTAACTTCACGCTGTCCGGCAGGAGAAACAATGGACATTTACGGTTACTATGGCGCTGGAAAATGGTTGAAAGAAATCGGTGTGATTTTTTCTGAATATCTTAACGGGCAGAAAGCGA